The stretch of DNA GCCACGGCGACAGTGGGTTTTAGCGGCGGGCTGAAAGGGGGCATCCATCTCTCCTGCCCGATGTATGTGGCGCTGGCGTTGGCCGCGTCCTTTTCCGGCGAGGAGTACACGGAAATGGACGCCGAAGCCAGTGACGGTTTTGGCGAGTTGGCCAATATGGTCGCAGGCGGTTTGCAGTCCCGGTTGTCCGAAAAGCATGGGGAGATCAACCTGACGCCGCCCAACGTGATTCGAGGCAGCAACTTCGCCATGTCCTACAACCGTAGCTTGAACAGCATCAAGCAATATTTCCGCATCGAGCACGGCCCGTTCTTTGTCGAGTGTTTCTATATGCCGGTTGCCTGATTGTCGGCTTTGCGATGAACAAAAAAAGGGAGCGCCCCAGGCCGCTCCCTTTTTTTGTGCGTGTTGGCTCAGCGCTTACAGGCCGCCGCTCTGGATAATAAAGGCGATGATCTGTTCAACGCCCTGACCGGTTTTCATGTTGGCCAGCAGAAATGGCTTCTCGCCGCGCATCTTCCCGGCGTCGCGCTCCATCACCTCCAAGGAGGCGCCCACATGGGGCGCCAGATCGATCTTGTTGATCACCAATAGGTCTGAGCGGGTGATGCCAGGTCCCCCTTTGCGCGGGATCTTGTCTCCTGCGGCCACGTCGATGACGTAGATCGTGATATCGGCCAGCTCGGGCGAGAAGGTGGCGGAGAGATTATCGCCGCCCGATTCAATGAACACCGCTTGCAGATCCGGGAAGCGTGCGATCATACGCTCCACCGCCGCCAGATTGATGGAGGCGTCCTCACGGATGGCGGTGTGGGGACAGCCGCCTGTCTCCACACCGGCGATGCGCTCAGGGGGCAGCGCGCCGGAGCGGTTGAGAAAGTCCGCATCCTCGCGGGTGTAGATGTCGTTGGTGATGGCGGCGATGCGGTATTGGTCGCGCATCCCTTTGCACAGATTATCCAGCAGGGCGGTTTTGCCCGAGCCCACCGGCCCGCCAATGCCCACGCGCAGTACGCTGCTCATGATCGGAACAACCTCGTGTATTGAGTTTCGTGTTGCAGAGAGGCCCAGTCGGTGAGGGCGGTGGCGCCGCCCCAATCCTCCGCAGGCGTCTCCTGAACATTGGCCACGCAGAGCGCGACCACCGCTTGTAAACGCGCGGTGATGCGCTGTCCGGCGCTCTGCCCCAGGGGGATCAGGCGCACCCCTGCGGAGATGAGATTGGCCGCCAGGGCGTGCAGATAGGCGTGCAGCGACGCCTCCAGCGCCACCCCATGCCGCGCCGCCGCCGCGCCCACCGCCACCGGGTTGGGCGGCTCACAGCGCATCTGACGCAACTGTTCCGCCCATTGTAGATAGAACGGATCCGGCCACGCATCGCACAGACACTTCACAAACGCCGCGCCCTGGGCGCTCGTCTCCAGATGCAGCTCGGCGCTGGGCTGTTGCGCGGCGCCGAATTGGGTGATGCTGGTCAAATCCGCCAGACTGCCGACATCCGCCGCACGCCACGCCTGACGCAGCAGCAGGGCGTCGTTGCGTCCGGCGCCGAAGCGCAGCACGCCGCCCACCCACGCCTCCAAACTCGCCTCGTCATGAACCCGACCCACCTCCACCATCTGCTCCAAGCCGTGGGAGTAGGTGTAGCTCCCCACCGGAAACGCTGGCGACAGCCACGTCATCAGGGCATAGAGGGTGTTGGGCTCAGGCGTGGTCATGATCGCCATGAGTATGCGGGTGGGCGTGGTCATCATGGGAGTGGGGATGTTCGTGAATCCTGCCCTGGGAAGAGCCATGGCTGTGACCGGCGCCGATGCCGCCGCCGCCATAGGCGCCCCCTTCCGGCGAGAACGGCGCCTCGGCCCCAGAGATCTGCGCCCCCAAGCCGGTGAGCATGTGAATCAACACCGGATCGTGCAGAATGCGCAGACGGCCATCGGACAGCACCTGCACTGGGGTGTGCCGATTGCCGATGTGCCACGCCAGGCGCGCCGCCTCCTGTTGCGAGCTCGGCGCAATCTCCGCCACCGGCTCCACGGCGGCTCGGATAAGGAGAAAACCGGAACCGTCGGCCAGCTCCAGCGCGTCGCCGTCCCCCATCAGGGTGGCGCGCTCCAGGTCCAGCAGAAACGCCTCGCCCGCATCATCCTGCATGCGCAGACGGCGTTTGTAGCGCTGATCAAAGGGCAGGGTGATGACGCCGCGCTGCCGTGCGGCGTCCCACTGGCCCGCCCGCGCCACCGCCACCGCCCGTCGCTGTTCGCTCATGACCGCCTCAGAACAGGAAGTAACGCTGCGCCATGGCCAACTCCTGGGCCGGTTCGCAGGTGAGCAGCACGCCGTCGGCGCGCACCTCATAAGTCTCCGGGTTGACCTCCATGGTCGGCGCATAGCAGTTGTGGATCATGGACGCCTTGCTTACCGTGCGACAGCCGGAGGCGGCCAGAAGTGTTTTCGACAAGCCGAACTGCTGTGCGATGCCCGCATCGATTCCCGCAGCCGAGGCGAAGACCACCGAGCTGTGGGTGAGCGAGCGCCCAAACGCGCCGAACATGGGGCGGTAATGCACCGGCTGCGGCGTGGGGATGGAGGCGTTGGGGTCGCCCATGGCCGCCGAGGCGATGGTGCCGCACTTGAGCACCATGTCCGGTTTGACGCCGAAGAACATCGGCTTCCACAGCACCAGATCCGCCAGTTTGCCCACCTCCACCGAGCCCACGTGTTGGGCGATGCCGTGGGTGAGGGCGGGGTTGATGGTGTATTTGGCGATATAGCGTTTGGCGCGGAAGTTGTCGTTGCCTACGCTATCCTCCGGCAGGGCGCCGCGTTGACGTTTCATTTTGTCGGCGGTCTGCCAGGTGCGGATGATCACTTCGCCCACCCGCCCCATGGCCTGGGAGTCCGAGGCGATCATGGAGAAGGCGCCCAGATCGTGCAGAATATC from Magnetofaba australis IT-1 encodes:
- a CDS encoding chemotaxis protein CheX; the encoded protein is MQNEISKAIVDSVHDIFLAFLSLEVSPGPAIAKPEFEPYTPPESEATATVGFSGGLKGGIHLSCPMYVALALAASFSGEEYTEMDAEASDGFGELANMVAGGLQSRLSEKHGEINLTPPNVIRGSNFAMSYNRSLNSIKQYFRIEHGPFFVECFYMPVA
- the ureG gene encoding urease accessory protein UreG, producing the protein MSSVLRVGIGGPVGSGKTALLDNLCKGMRDQYRIAAITNDIYTREDADFLNRSGALPPERIAGVETGGCPHTAIREDASINLAAVERMIARFPDLQAVFIESGGDNLSATFSPELADITIYVIDVAAGDKIPRKGGPGITRSDLLVINKIDLAPHVGASLEVMERDAGKMRGEKPFLLANMKTGQGVEQIIAFIIQSGGL
- a CDS encoding urease accessory protein UreF, producing MMTTPTRILMAIMTTPEPNTLYALMTWLSPAFPVGSYTYSHGLEQMVEVGRVHDEASLEAWVGGVLRFGAGRNDALLLRQAWRAADVGSLADLTSITQFGAAQQPSAELHLETSAQGAAFVKCLCDAWPDPFYLQWAEQLRQMRCEPPNPVAVGAAAARHGVALEASLHAYLHALAANLISAGVRLIPLGQSAGQRITARLQAVVALCVANVQETPAEDWGGATALTDWASLQHETQYTRLFRS
- a CDS encoding urease accessory protein UreE — translated: MSEQRRAVAVARAGQWDAARQRGVITLPFDQRYKRRLRMQDDAGEAFLLDLERATLMGDGDALELADGSGFLLIRAAVEPVAEIAPSSQQEAARLAWHIGNRHTPVQVLSDGRLRILHDPVLIHMLTGLGAQISGAEAPFSPEGGAYGGGGIGAGHSHGSSQGRIHEHPHSHDDHAHPHTHGDHDHA